One Dreissena polymorpha isolate Duluth1 chromosome 9, UMN_Dpol_1.0, whole genome shotgun sequence genomic window carries:
- the LOC127844477 gene encoding uncharacterized protein LOC127844477 isoform X1 has product MDSGDNARYYRRFLAQLQSLASRPASAIADNDQHHFHSPRPSPRIRVHHPPDMERRRVAEIEGIDSSKMGHFPFSSFKLLGGLQIGIGAVCLILGIVDLLVFLYVSHFDNETLSALTIASVPIWCGLWFIVAGSMGGCMSLEQKTTLSYFKMTFMILSVLCALLFGPALFAIEVYMVVLRKEGNTISAAEWLIPMVIAFFALNEIIVAVITAAICCCCSPLKQAKVRVLYTGHLDEMGHHPEKHRLVTPEIFYTDSSRLERAQKSPAYAPRREQPQQQSYDAWEEDRAKSQPPRATLDVPQPRHVQAPRASIDDTDNGPLTHYSRPPTYEGNPQNNSINSYRRLRQLTIPGVGTA; this is encoded by the exons ATGGATAGTGGTGACAATGCACGCTATTATAGACG CTTTCTAGCCCAGCTACAAAGCCTTGCCTCCCGGCCGGCATCTGCCATAGCAGACAACGACCAGCACCATTTCCACTCGCCGCGGCCGTCGCCAAGGATACGCGTGCACCACCCACCGGATATGGAACGAAGGAGGGTCGCGGAGATCGAAGGGATCGACAGCTCCAAGATGGGCCACTTCCCCTTTTCGTCGTTCAAGCTACTGGGAGGACTGCAGATCGGGATCGGCGCAGTCTGTCTCATTCTGGGGATCGTGGACCTACTCGTGTTTCTTTACGTCTCCCATTTTGACAACGAGACCCTTTCGGCTCTGACCATAGCCAGCGTGCCAATATGGTGCGGCCTTTGG ttcaTCGTCGCAGGCTCGATGGGAGGCTGTATGTCTCTTGAACAGAAGACGACACTTTCGTACTTT aaaatgacgtTCATGATTCTTAGCGTTCTTTGCGCCCTGCTGTTCGGTCCCGCCCTGTTCGCAATCGAGGTCTACATGGTTGTACTG AGGAAGGAAGGCAACACAATCTCGGCGGCGGAGTGGCTCATCCCCATGGTGATAGCGTTCTTCGCGCTAAACGAGATCATCGTCGCCGTCATCACGGCCGCCATCTGCTGCTGCTGTTCCCCGCTGAAACAGGCCAAG GTGCGCGTTCTCTACACGGGGCATCTCGACGAGATGGGCCATCATCCGGAAAAGCACCGCCTGGTAACGCCGGAGATATTCTACACCGACAGCAGCCGCCTGGAACGCGCCCAGAAGTCACCTGCGTACGCTCCTAGGCGAGAGCAGCCGCAGCAGCAGTCGTACGATGCCTGGGAAGAGGATCGCGCTAAATCCCAACCGCCGCGCGCCACGCTCGATGTTCCCCAGCCTCGTCATGTGCAGGCGCCGCGGGCGTCCATCGACGACACTGATAACGGGCCGCTGACACACTATTCGCGACCGCCGACGTACGAGGGGAATCCCCAGAATAACAGCATCAACTCGTACCGCCGTCTGCGGCAACTGACCATTCCCGGCGTAGGGACGGCCTAG
- the LOC127844477 gene encoding uncharacterized protein LOC127844477 isoform X2, which translates to MVLHARAFLAQLQSLASRPASAIADNDQHHFHSPRPSPRIRVHHPPDMERRRVAEIEGIDSSKMGHFPFSSFKLLGGLQIGIGAVCLILGIVDLLVFLYVSHFDNETLSALTIASVPIWCGLWFIVAGSMGGCMSLEQKTTLSYFKMTFMILSVLCALLFGPALFAIEVYMVVLRKEGNTISAAEWLIPMVIAFFALNEIIVAVITAAICCCCSPLKQAKVRVLYTGHLDEMGHHPEKHRLVTPEIFYTDSSRLERAQKSPAYAPRREQPQQQSYDAWEEDRAKSQPPRATLDVPQPRHVQAPRASIDDTDNGPLTHYSRPPTYEGNPQNNSINSYRRLRQLTIPGVGTA; encoded by the exons atggttCTTCATGCACGTGC CTTTCTAGCCCAGCTACAAAGCCTTGCCTCCCGGCCGGCATCTGCCATAGCAGACAACGACCAGCACCATTTCCACTCGCCGCGGCCGTCGCCAAGGATACGCGTGCACCACCCACCGGATATGGAACGAAGGAGGGTCGCGGAGATCGAAGGGATCGACAGCTCCAAGATGGGCCACTTCCCCTTTTCGTCGTTCAAGCTACTGGGAGGACTGCAGATCGGGATCGGCGCAGTCTGTCTCATTCTGGGGATCGTGGACCTACTCGTGTTTCTTTACGTCTCCCATTTTGACAACGAGACCCTTTCGGCTCTGACCATAGCCAGCGTGCCAATATGGTGCGGCCTTTGG ttcaTCGTCGCAGGCTCGATGGGAGGCTGTATGTCTCTTGAACAGAAGACGACACTTTCGTACTTT aaaatgacgtTCATGATTCTTAGCGTTCTTTGCGCCCTGCTGTTCGGTCCCGCCCTGTTCGCAATCGAGGTCTACATGGTTGTACTG AGGAAGGAAGGCAACACAATCTCGGCGGCGGAGTGGCTCATCCCCATGGTGATAGCGTTCTTCGCGCTAAACGAGATCATCGTCGCCGTCATCACGGCCGCCATCTGCTGCTGCTGTTCCCCGCTGAAACAGGCCAAG GTGCGCGTTCTCTACACGGGGCATCTCGACGAGATGGGCCATCATCCGGAAAAGCACCGCCTGGTAACGCCGGAGATATTCTACACCGACAGCAGCCGCCTGGAACGCGCCCAGAAGTCACCTGCGTACGCTCCTAGGCGAGAGCAGCCGCAGCAGCAGTCGTACGATGCCTGGGAAGAGGATCGCGCTAAATCCCAACCGCCGCGCGCCACGCTCGATGTTCCCCAGCCTCGTCATGTGCAGGCGCCGCGGGCGTCCATCGACGACACTGATAACGGGCCGCTGACACACTATTCGCGACCGCCGACGTACGAGGGGAATCCCCAGAATAACAGCATCAACTCGTACCGCCGTCTGCGGCAACTGACCATTCCCGGCGTAGGGACGGCCTAG
- the LOC127844477 gene encoding uncharacterized protein LOC127844477 isoform X3: MERRRVAEIEGIDSSKMGHFPFSSFKLLGGLQIGIGAVCLILGIVDLLVFLYVSHFDNETLSALTIASVPIWCGLWFIVAGSMGGCMSLEQKTTLSYFKMTFMILSVLCALLFGPALFAIEVYMVVLRKEGNTISAAEWLIPMVIAFFALNEIIVAVITAAICCCCSPLKQAKVRVLYTGHLDEMGHHPEKHRLVTPEIFYTDSSRLERAQKSPAYAPRREQPQQQSYDAWEEDRAKSQPPRATLDVPQPRHVQAPRASIDDTDNGPLTHYSRPPTYEGNPQNNSINSYRRLRQLTIPGVGTA, encoded by the exons ATGGAACGAAGGAGGGTCGCGGAGATCGAAGGGATCGACAGCTCCAAGATGGGCCACTTCCCCTTTTCGTCGTTCAAGCTACTGGGAGGACTGCAGATCGGGATCGGCGCAGTCTGTCTCATTCTGGGGATCGTGGACCTACTCGTGTTTCTTTACGTCTCCCATTTTGACAACGAGACCCTTTCGGCTCTGACCATAGCCAGCGTGCCAATATGGTGCGGCCTTTGG ttcaTCGTCGCAGGCTCGATGGGAGGCTGTATGTCTCTTGAACAGAAGACGACACTTTCGTACTTT aaaatgacgtTCATGATTCTTAGCGTTCTTTGCGCCCTGCTGTTCGGTCCCGCCCTGTTCGCAATCGAGGTCTACATGGTTGTACTG AGGAAGGAAGGCAACACAATCTCGGCGGCGGAGTGGCTCATCCCCATGGTGATAGCGTTCTTCGCGCTAAACGAGATCATCGTCGCCGTCATCACGGCCGCCATCTGCTGCTGCTGTTCCCCGCTGAAACAGGCCAAG GTGCGCGTTCTCTACACGGGGCATCTCGACGAGATGGGCCATCATCCGGAAAAGCACCGCCTGGTAACGCCGGAGATATTCTACACCGACAGCAGCCGCCTGGAACGCGCCCAGAAGTCACCTGCGTACGCTCCTAGGCGAGAGCAGCCGCAGCAGCAGTCGTACGATGCCTGGGAAGAGGATCGCGCTAAATCCCAACCGCCGCGCGCCACGCTCGATGTTCCCCAGCCTCGTCATGTGCAGGCGCCGCGGGCGTCCATCGACGACACTGATAACGGGCCGCTGACACACTATTCGCGACCGCCGACGTACGAGGGGAATCCCCAGAATAACAGCATCAACTCGTACCGCCGTCTGCGGCAACTGACCATTCCCGGCGTAGGGACGGCCTAG